A single region of the Chloroflexota bacterium genome encodes:
- a CDS encoding tyrosine-type recombinase/integrase encodes MEGKGGAFQLPLLKVKNGTGEYPPSLIASRPLSSASSISAAMQAYHAHLAASSYSRHTVKAFLADVVLLRKFIGPNKKVGGIGTAELESFLAYLRSSRGKPCSPKSLNRRVTALKNFFRWLVESNVIPQDPASRLIYKRATSPLPDVLYDEECERLLGEASKDSRTYLLVLLLLETGVKREELLGIRLKDIDLSNQYRPEVWIRHKGKAFKQRKLRLPPEFPAAFRAYMAEYCPQEYLFECSERNLSYLLRNTAQRAGIVKKVSCQVLRDTFAVRQLKAGERIERVFEKLGLAPGSWNDETREKYSRLARPGL; translated from the coding sequence ATGGAGGGAAAGGGCGGGGCTTTTCAACTACCACTTCTCAAGGTCAAGAATGGCACGGGAGAATATCCTCCGTCCCTAATTGCGTCCAGGCCGCTTTCCAGTGCCTCCTCCATCTCTGCGGCCATGCAGGCCTATCACGCTCACCTTGCAGCCAGTTCGTATTCCAGGCACACTGTCAAAGCCTTCCTCGCAGACGTAGTTCTCCTGCGGAAGTTCATCGGCCCGAACAAGAAGGTCGGTGGCATTGGCACCGCTGAACTGGAAAGCTTCCTTGCATATCTGCGATCTAGCCGCGGGAAGCCCTGCAGCCCAAAATCCCTGAACCGCCGGGTGACCGCACTGAAGAACTTCTTCCGCTGGCTGGTCGAAAGCAATGTGATCCCGCAGGACCCTGCATCAAGGCTGATCTACAAAAGGGCCACTTCTCCCCTGCCGGATGTCCTGTATGATGAGGAGTGCGAGAGACTCCTTGGTGAGGCGAGTAAGGACAGCCGAACGTACCTGCTAGTTCTTCTCCTTTTGGAGACAGGAGTGAAGAGAGAGGAACTTTTGGGGATTCGGCTCAAGGACATCGATCTTTCGAACCAGTATCGTCCAGAGGTTTGGATCAGACATAAAGGAAAGGCGTTCAAGCAGAGGAAACTGAGGCTTCCCCCTGAGTTCCCTGCTGCTTTTAGGGCTTACATGGCGGAGTATTGCCCGCAGGAATACCTCTTTGAGTGTAGCGAGCGCAATCTGAGCTACTTATTGCGAAACACCGCCCAAAGGGCTGGGATTGTAAAGAAGGTTAGCTGCCAGGTTCTGAGAGACACCTTTGCGGTACGACAACTCAAGGCTGGGGAGAGAATCGAGCGAGTATTTGAGAAACTGGGGCTGGCCCCGGGAAGCTGGAACGACGAGACCAGGGAGAAGTACTCGAGATTGGCCAGGCCGGGGTTGTGA